Proteins from a single region of Mytilus trossulus isolate FHL-02 chromosome 2, PNRI_Mtr1.1.1.hap1, whole genome shotgun sequence:
- the LOC134707909 gene encoding uncharacterized protein LOC134707909: protein MSSFLLNSRSNNTNKTYFSSFNRWSAFIKEHGFNNLPTAPMHVALYITNLIDKNCSPNVINSAIYSLKWVHELNGFADPTDNSFVKSLQESAKRLNGKPVNKKEPVSIDIIIELCTKFKDSNDLLIVRDLAMIVLSFSGFLRFDELSSLKCKDVTVYDEFLIIFISHSKTDQYRQGNEILIAKGKTIACPVSIFKNYIDLAELNLNSDFYIFRPIFRHKSIAKLIYKNKKISYTAARENILKRLKLIAPTLNLGLHSLRAGGATAAASSEVNERCIKRHGRWKSDSSKDGYIADTLEKRLSVSQSLGL, encoded by the coding sequence ATGTCGTCATTTCTTCTCAACTCAAGAAGTAACAATACGAACAAGACATACTTTTCTAGTTTCAACAGATGGAGCGCATTTATCAAAGAACAtggttttaataatttacccACTGCTCCTATGCACGTCGCATTGTATATAACTAATTTGATAGACAAAAACTGTTCTCCTAACGTTATTAATAGTGCTATTTATTCTTTGAAATGGGTACATGAGCTGAATGGTTTTGCTGACCCTACTGATAATTCTTTCGTTAAATCATTACAAGAATCAGCCAAGCGCTTAAATGGAAAACCTGTTAACAAAAAAGAGCCTGTTAGTATCGACATTATTATTGAACTATGTACAAAATTCAAAGATTCTAATGATTTATTAATTGTAAGAGATTTAGCAATGATAGTGTTAAGTTTTTCAGGATTTCTCCGTTTCGACGAGCTtagttctttaaaatgtaaagaCGTAACTGTGTATGATgaatttttgataatatttatttctcatAGCAAAACGGACCAATATAGACAGGGTAatgaaattttgattgcaaAAGGGAAAACTATAGCATGTCCAGTCAGTATTTTCAAGAATTATATTGATTTGGCTGAATTGAACCTGAATTcagatttttacatatttcGACCTATATTTAGGCATAAGTCTATAGCTAaacttatttacaaaaataagaaaataagttaCACAGCAGCTAgagaaaatatattgaaaagacTGAAATTAATCGCACCCACGTTGAATTTGGGTTTACATTCTTTGCGTGCCGGTGGGGCTACCGCTGCTGCTAGTTCAGAAGTTAATGAACGATGCATTAAAAGGCATGGCAGATGGAAGTCTGACAGTAGCAAAGACGGCTATATTGCCGACACTTTAGAAAAGAGACTTTCAGTATCTCAGAGTCTTGGATTATAG